The Pyrenophora tritici-repentis strain M4 chromosome 10, whole genome shotgun sequence genome contains a region encoding:
- a CDS encoding PolB, DNA polymerase elongation subunit (family B) yields the protein MAYDIETTKLPLKFPDAAIDQIMMISYMIDGQGFLITNREIVSEDIQDFEYTPKPEYQGPFMIFNEPDEKALLERFFEHIKIAKPTVIVTYNGDFFDWPFVEARSSVQGIDMYQEIGFRKNSEDVYQSDYCAHMDAFCWVSRDSYLPQGSRGLKAVCLAKLGYDPDELDPELMTPYAAERPQTLAEYSVSDAVATYYLYMKYVHPFIFALCKILPLGPDDALRKGTGTLCEMLLMVQAYQKGIVLPNKHQAPKEAFWEGHLLESETYVGGHVEALEAGVFRSDIAYNFAVDPTAIDELLNDLDAALKFSIEVEEKKKMEDVTNYDEIKAEIVEKLLQLRETPNRSERPLIYHLDVASMYPNIMTTYRLQPDSMINEGNCAACDFNRPGKTCDRRMPWAWRGEYLPAKRDEYNMVRNALENEQFPGRFPNSPKRTFQDLSADEQATLIRKRLTDYSKKIYHKVHDATTIEREAIICQRENPFYVDTVSGFRDRRYDFKGKQKVWKGKTEALKAAGAPASEIEDAKKMIILFDSMQLAHKVILNSFYGYVMRKGSRWYSLEMAGVTCLTGARIIQLARSLVERIGRPLELDTDGIWAILPATFPENFSFKLSNGKKLTISYPCTMLNHLVHAQYTNHDYETLVDPETFRYEKHSDNSIFFEVDGPYKAMILPTSKEEDKNLKKRYAVFNHDGSLAELKGFEVKRRGELKLIKNFQAQIFKFFLEGTTLEETYGAVAKVANRWLDILDTRGATLADEELIDLIVENKNMTKTLEEYGTQKSTAITTAKRLAEFLGEQMVKDKGLNCKYIISKTPRNAPVTERAVPLAIFSAEESVKRYFLRKWLREDPGEMDIRTILDWDYYRERLASVIQKLITIPAAYQKVRNPVPRVPHPDWLNRRIRQKEDKLQQTKMTDMFSKKVLTNGDANVANNKGSGDLEDFGSSKLTQNQSQMKKGIVTKMVAKRKEPEPAVPIVDPYAALPKVMPSIDKDYSGWLMYQKQKWKIQKEARKRRRQLFGEKAVDSSDAIGTFFRNQAQSLYISTWQLVQLRPTETPGEVRAFVLIDKKIHALKIIVPRQLYLNLRSEDLPDVSISGCSVEKVVNHTLPNGHPSIHLFKLQMSEETYVNEAKTISALFNHSSVEGVYEKQVPLNIRAILELGSTCTFDETQKGVLGKGLEQGFDLSSLHKVRTKEPYLAEAPFNYLYLYHVSSGDRNIYAIFSTSKSDAHIIIQNKSKDSQGMPNVDRIYRDALQRRLEDNNGEPWQAMIEYQDDIHFKTTMVTTKRKALLEIGDVIKRMKADESGPVIVVMQSPNHALLSHDVPILKDMPILPLHPDESDKQLPPLGWQAFIARRLVGHYLDLGSWVAHLLELARYGDVPLCNLESNDPRFLIDVAYARRLQKDRVILWWSGQAKPDHAGYEKDDVLAPLETVEMPSINNPGTYSSVCIDINVRNLAINTILSSSLVNELKGADSVSFNPAPSYDSTNDGSNVFHSDNAFASAGITVLREMVKDWWVEAVQANHGFSMADVMVQHLVRWVSSPGSFLYDRSLHYYVQMMSKKTLQQLMTDFKRVGSHIVFASPNRLLLQTTKAEVGNAYSYSQYIIKTIKLKPLFQFMELEIKEYWDYLVWYDEFNYGGKGCSEVTEDENQPVENIMCWQLAQFLPPKFQPTFNDWVVEFIELMHARKRPQITEDGSTPRVTQIPLRPLTVDPNEQTQLLPKTFTKPLSKQMNVFAKKQHAEILDPLFASDYVFPELPGSHLKFNNAVLQLVKSIMQVLSLDRAISLEARALRKELLNLFDIKEFSAEATFVNPSAALVVRGVICDECTSSRDLDLCRDSSLLPVVVSNNSDAAPVLPKWKCDNCESSYDKRRIEEQLVGEVQKMVLEWCTQDLKCAKCKRLRSNEFMEHCACAGEWVATKNRQDMKKRAMVYGNVAKFYALGMLEAVVEECLEAF from the coding sequence ATGGCGTACGATATCGAAACGACAAAGTTACCACTCAAGTTCCCCGACGCTGCCATCGATCAGATCATGATGATATCATATATGATTGACGGCCAGGGTTTTCTAATCACCAACCGCGAAATCGTATCAGAAGACATCCAGGATTTCGAATACACGCCGAAGCCGGAATACCAAGGTCCTTTTATGATCTTCAACGAGCCGGACGAGAAGGCCCTGCTGGAACGATTCTTTGAGCACATCAAGATAGCTAAGCCAACAGTCATAGTCACGTACAACGGAGACTTCTTCGATTGGCCATTCGTCGAAGCAAGGTCTAGTGTACAGGGCATCGACATGTACCAAGAGATTGGCTTCAGGAAGAACAGCGAGGACGTATATCAGTCGGACTACTGTGCGCATATGGATGCTTTCTGCTGGGTCAGCCGAGACAGTTATCTTCCACAAGGAAGTCGTGGTCTGAAAGCTGTCTGCTTGGCTAAGCTCGGCTACGACCCAGACGAACTCGACCCCGAGTTGATGACACCGTATGCTGCTGAGCGGCCCCAGACCCTTGCAGAGTACTCCGTTTCCGACGCTGTTGCGACTTACTATCTGTACATGAAATATGTGCACCCCTTCATCTTCGCTCTGTGTAAGATTCTCCCATTAGGTCCGGATGATGCGCTACGGAAGGGTACAGGTACCCTATGTGAGATGCTGTTGATGGTGCAGGCATATCAAAAGGGCATCGTATTGCCTAACAAACATCAAGCACCGAAGGAAGCCTTTTGGGAAGGTCACCTACTGGAATCGGAGACCTATGTCGGAGGTCACGTCGAGGCGCTGGAAGCTGGCGTGTTCAGAAGCGACATTGCCTATAACTTCGCTGTCGATCCTACGGCCATCGATGAATTACTGAACGATCTCGACGCGGCACTCAAGTTCAGCATCGAAGtggaagagaagaagaagatggaggATGTTACCAACTATGACGAGATCAAAGCTGAAATCGTCGAAAAGTTGTTGCAGCTCAGGGAAACGCCTAACCGCAGTGAACGACCGCTGATTTACCATTTGGATGTCGCATCTATGTACCCGAACATTATGACAACATATCGGTTACAACCAGATTCTATGATCAATGAAGGCAACTGCGCAGCCTGCGACTTTAACCGCCCGGGCAAGACCTGCGATCGCCGGATGCCGTGGGCCTGGAGAGGTGAATACCTACCTGCCAAGCGTGACGAATACAACATGGTTCGCAACGCCTTGGAAAACGAGCAGTTTCCGGGCAGGTTCCCCAATTCGCCAAAGCGCACCTTTCAAGACCTCTCGGCGGATGAACAGGCCACCTTGATCAGGAAACGTCTAACGGACTACTCCAAGAAGATTTACCACAAGGTGCACGACGCTACTACAATCGAACGCGAAGCCATCATCTGCCAGCGTGAGAACCCATTCTACGTTGACACCGTCAGTGGCTTCCGTGACCGCCGATACGACTTCAAGGGCAAGCAGAAGGTGTGGAAGGGAAAGACCGAGGCTTTGAAAGCAGCTGGCGCTCCTGCGAGCGAGATTGAGGACGCAAAGAAGATGATCATTCTGTTCGACTCTATGCAGTTGGCTCACAAAGTCATTCTGAACTCCTTCTACGGATACGTCATGCGAAAGGGATCTCGTTGGTACTCACTCGAAATGGCTGGTGTTACTTGCTTGACTGGTGCTCGTATCATTCAGTTGGCTCGCTCTCTGGTAGAGCGCATTGGACGACCCCTAGAGCTGGATACTGACGGTATTTGGGCCATTTTACCTGCGACGTTCCCGGAAAACTTCTCTTTCAAACTCAGCAACGGCAAGAAACTGACCATCTCGTATCCCTGTACGATGTTGAACCACTTGGTTCACGCACAATATACCAATCACGACTACGAGACACTAGTAGACCCCGAGACGTTTCGTTACGAGAAACACAGCGACAACTCCATCTTCTTCGAAGTCGACGGCCCGTACAAGGCTATGATTCTCCCTACATCGAAAGAGGAAGACAAGAACTTGAAGAAGCGCTATGCAGTTTTCAATCACGATGGCAGCTTGGCAGAGCTGAAGGGTTTCGAGGTCAAGCGTCGTGGTGAGTTGAAGCTCATCAAGAACTTCCAAGCCCAGATTTTCAAGTTCTTCTTGGAGGGTACAACGCTAGAAGAGACGTACGGTGCAGTTGCCAAGGTAGCGAACCGATGGCTTGATATTCTGGACACTCGCGGCGCCACCTTGGCCGATGAAGAGCTGATTGATCTCATTGTTGAGAACAAGAACATGACGAAGACGCTGGAGGAATACGGAACGCAAAAGTCGACTGCCATTACGACTGCTAAGCGTCTTGCTGAATTTTTGGGCGAGCAGATGGTAAAAGACAAGGGCTTGAACTGCAAGTACATCATCTCAAAGACGCCGCGAAACGCACCGGTCACTGAGCGTGCCGTTCCACTGGCAATTTTCTCAGCCGAAGAGTCAGTAAAACGATACTTCTTGAGGAAATGGTTACGCGAAGACCCTGGAGAGATGGACATTCGGACAATATTGGACTGGGACTACTACCGCGAGCGCCTGGCATCCGTCATTCAGAAGCTCATCACCATTCCGGCAGCCTACCAGAAAGTTCGAAACCCTGTTCCTAGGGTACCGCACCCAGACTGGCTCAACCGCAGGATCCGGCAGAAGGAAGACAAGCTCCAACAGACCAAGATGACGGACATGTTCAGTAAGAAAGTGCTGACCAATGGTGACGCCAACGTCGCGAACAATAAGGGGTCTGGAGACTTGGAAGACTTTGGCTCTTCCAAGTTGACGCAGAATCAGTCGCAGATGAAGAAAGGTATCGTCACCAAGATGGTTGCGAAACGTAAGGAGCCCGAGCCGGCCGTACCCATTGTCGACCCATATGCAGCGCTACCTAAGGTCATGCCGAGCATTGACAAAGACTACTCCGGTTGGTTGATGTACCAGAAACAAAAGTGGAAGATTCAGAAAGAGGCACGGAAGCGAAGACGGCAGTTGTTCGGAGAGAAGGCCGTTGATTCGTCGGATGCGATTGGCACCTTCTTCAGGAACCAGGCTCAATCTCTGTACATCAGCACATGGCAGCTTGTACAACTACGACCGACGGAGACACCAGGAGAAGTCCGCGCTTTCGTGTTGATCGACAAGAAAATCCACGCCCTCAAGATTATCGTACCACGACAACTATACCTCAACTTAAGAAGCGAGGATCTTCCTGATGTTTCTATTAGCGGGTGCTCGGTCGAAAAGGTCGTCAATCATACCTTGCCAAACGGACATCCTTCTATCCATCTTTTCAAGCTCCAGATGTCCGAGGAAACTTACGTCAACGAAGCAAAAACCATTTCGGCTCTCTTCAATCACTCTAGCGTCGAAGGTGTCTACGAGAAGCAGGTACCACTCAACATCCGGGCCATCCTTGAGCTCGGTAGCACATGTACATTCGATGAAACACAAAAGGGTGTTCTCGGGAAGGGTCTCGAGCAAGGTTTCGACCTATCTTCGCTGCACAAAGTACGAACCAAGGAGCCATACCTGGCTGAGGCGCCCTTCAACTACCTGTACCTCTACCATGTCAGTAGTGGAGACCGCAATATATATGCCATCTTCTCGACCTCTAAGAGTGATGCGCATATCATCATCCAGAATAAGTCAAAGGACTCTCAGGGTATGCCCAATGTGGATCGGATCTACCGCGATGCTCTGCAGCGACGGTTGGAAGACAACAACGGCGAGCCATGGCAAGCCATGATTGAGTACCAAGACGATATCCACTTCAAGACTACAATGGTCACTACCAAGCGCAAGGCTCTACTGGAAATTGGGGACGTCATCAAGAGGATGAAGGCAGACGAATCTGGGCCGGTCATTGTCGTTATGCAATCACCAAACCACGCTCTTCTTTCACACGACGTACCTATCCTCAAGGATATGCCCATCCTACCACTCCATCCCGATGAGTCTGACAAGCAACTACCGCCACTCGGTTGGCAAGCGTTCATTGCCAGACGGTTGGTAGGCCATTACCTTGATCTCGGATCCTGGGTTGCACATCTACTGGAGCTTGCCCGTTACGGAGATGTCCCGCTCTGCAATCTCGAGAGCAACGACCCCCGCTTCCTCATTGATGTGGCGTATGCAAGACGCTTGCAGAAGGACCGAGTGATTCTATGGTGGTCTGGTCAGGCGAAGCCGGATCACGCTGGTTATGAGAAGGACGATGTCCTTGCACCTCTGGAAACGGTGGAGATGCCGTCCATCAACAACCCGGGTACCTACTCGTCTGTATGCATCGACATCAATGTGCGCAATCTCGCCATCAACACTATCCTGTCATCGTCTCTAGTCAATGAGCTTAAGGGCGCAGACTCCGTTTCTTTCAATCCTGCTCCGTCTTATGACTCTACAAACGATGGCTCCAATGTCTTTCACTCTGACAACGCCTTTGCAAGCGCGGGTATCACTGTTCTTAGAGAGATGGTAAAGGACTGGTGGGTTGAGGCTGTCCAAGCCAATCACGGTTTTAGTATGGCAGATGTGATGGTACAACACCTCGTCCGCTGGGTCAGCAGTCCAGGATCGTTCCTCTACGATCGTTCTCTGCACTATTACGTGCAAATGATGTCTAAGAAGACGCTACAACAACTGATGACGGACTTTAAGCGCGTAGGCTCACACATCGTCTTCGCTAGTCCGAACCGCCTTCTGCTACAGACCACCAAAGCCGAAGTTGGCAACGCATACTCGTACAGTCAATACATTATCAAGACAATCAAGTTGAAGCCGCTGTTCCAGTTCATGGAGCTCGAAATCAAAGAGTACTGGGACTACCTAGTCTGGTACGATGAGTTCAACTACGGAGGCAAGGGCTGCAGCGAGGTGACGGAAGACGAGAACCAACCTGTCGAGAATATTATGTGCTGGCAGCTAGCACAGTTCTTGCCACCAAAGTTCCAGCCCACGTTCAACGACTGGGTCGTCGAGTTCATCGAGCTCATGCACGCGCGGAAACGCCCTCAGATCACAGAAGACGGCTCAACGCCGCGGGTCACTCAAATTCCACTGCGTCCGCTGACCGTGGATCCGAACGAGCAAACACAGTTGCTTCCCAAGACGTTTACCAAGCCACTGTCAAAACAGATGAATGTGTTTGCCAAGAAGCAACACGCAGAGATTCTGGACCCTCTCTTCGCATCCGATTACGTCTTCCCCGAACTCCCAGGCTCGCATCTCAAATTCAACAATGCAGTCCTGCAGCTCGTCAAAAGTATCATGCAAGTCCTCTCCCTCGACCGCGCCATATCTCTCGAAGCACGCGCGCTGCGAAAAGAGCTCCTCAACCTCTTCGACATCAAAGAGTTCAGCGCAGAAGCAACCTTTGTAAACCCCAGCGCCGCCCTCGTAGTCCGAGGCGTCATCTGCGACGAATGCACCTCGTCTCGCGACCTAGACCTCTGCCGCGACTCCTCGCTGCTCCCCGTAGTCGTCTCCAACAATAGCGACGCCGCTCCCGTGCTGCCAAAGTGGAAATGCGACAACTGCGAATCCAGCTACGACAAACGCCGCATCGAAGAGCAACTCGTGGGCGAGGTCCAGAAAATGGTTCTCGAATGGTGCACACAGGATCTCAAATGCGCAAAATGTAAGAGACTACGGTCAAACGAGTTCATGGAACATTGTGCTTGTGCGGGCGAGTGGGTGGCAACGAAGAACAGGCAAGATATGAAGAAGAGGGCTATGGTATATGGGAACGTGGCGAAGTTTTATGCTCTGGGTATGTTGGAGGCTGTGGTGGAGGAGTGTTTAGAGGCCTTCTAG
- a CDS encoding taurine catabolism dioxygenase TauD yields the protein MAPALTAPAPAPPHTLSAPTKAPKSIFPDGIRTSGQHEPIYSLLRPYSDFPAQITGPTAWSKADYKDNPERWTHVFSSSEIAEISETADRFIASGMPLTGITKALFPLPQFSQFLDPLRRELIDGKGFILFKGLPVQEWGNKKSAVAYMGLGTYLGYFVSQNSRGHVLGHVKDLGEDANAIDKVRIYRTNARQFFHADDADLVGLLCVAKALEGGESDLVSSHEVWNDLQKYNPDVAELLTQPIWYFDRKGETSKGQKEWIKTAVFYLETGDNPRVYSKWDPYYVRSLTRFSDAGAIPPLSDAQQRAITILEETCQKLALHMILEVGDIQFLSNNHVLHARTAYKDFAPPAPRRHLMRLWLSTPEDEGGWKLPFHDSREKKRGGIQVDDTAPVAPEDAE from the exons ATGGCACCAGCGCTCACAGCCCCCGCGCCAGCACCACCACACACCCTCTCCGCACCCACAAAAGCGCCCAAATCAATCTTCCCAGACGGAATACGCACATCCGGCCAACATGAACCCATCTACTCGCTGCTGCGCCCCTACTCTGACTTCCCTGCCCAAATCACTGGTCCAACAGCATGGAGCAAAGCGGATTACAAGGACAACCCCGAGCGCTGGACCCACGTCTTCTCGTCGTCTGAAATCGCCGAGATAAGCGAGACAGCAGACCGCTTCATTGCATCTGGCATGCCGCTGACAGGTATAACAAAGGCGTTGTTCCCGCTCCCGCAATTCTCCCAATTCCTTGATCCTTTGCGCCGCGAACTCATCGACGGCAAGGGCTTTATCCTGTTCAAGGGCCTGCCGGTGCAGGAATGGGGAAACAAGAAATCTGCTGTTGCGTACATGGGTTTGGGAACGTACTTAGGCTACTTTGTTAGTCAGAACAGCCGGGGCCATGTGTTGGGGCATGTCAAGGATTTGGGCGAAGATGCGAATGCGATCGATAAAGTGCGGATTTACCGAACGAACGCGCGGCAGTTTTTCCATGCCGATGATGCGGACTTGGTGGGGTTGCTGTGTGTGGCCAAGGCGCTGGAGGGCGGAGAGTCGGATTTG GTCAGTAGCCATGAAGTCTGGAATGACCTGCAAAAGTACAATCCCGATGTAGCGGAGCTCCTCACACAGCCCATCTGGTACTTTGATCGCAAAGGAGAGACGAGCAAGGGGCAAAAGGAATGGATCAAGACCGCCGTGTTTTATCTTGAGACCGGCGATAATCCGAGGGTGTACAGCAA ATGGGACCCCTACTATGTCCGCTCATTGACTCGGTTCTCTGACGCCGGCGCCATTCCACCCCTCTCGGATGCACAACAACGCGCCATCACCATTCTCGAAGAGACGTGCCAGAAGTTGGCTCTGCATATGATTCTAGAAGTAGGCGATATTCAGTTCCTCTCAAACAACCACGTCTTGCACGCAAGGACGGCGTACAAAGATTTTGCGCCGCCAGCACCCAGGAGACATTTGATGAGGTTATGGTTGAGCACACCAGAGGATGAGGGTGGTTGGAAATTGCCGTTCCACGAtagtagagagaagaagcGAGGCGGGATTCAGGTCGACGATACAGCGCCGGTTGCCCCTGAGGATGCGGAATAA
- a CDS encoding SPS1, Serine-threonine protein kinase, with the protein MTNLNATATIGTGKREKRTQTAGTFLWKPNAWTLKQTMTQKVLLMASRTNAKLLVVKKVLYVGGRAQPLEVTILALLPECNRVVKPIYYSHADPDPEHGTVIFQHYPMGDLKYWKLHLFDNKNRKPVPESFIWRFFLQISQALAFIQGRIGPDQDERGCIIHCDIKPMNILVVNNGTTYPSFKLHDFDCATVYEDGQTNRRSRYGTFKWQPPENTTQGINNTAADVWALGACIHFLATGKSPVTTEHSRAYAAAQYRANNNQHPFLAGQYNNVDSYYDAHAPRRIIPINLNKDDLAQRGLWLSMEEQRAQGIGPEYHEYSDELNDWMMQCLSFFSSERPTTQQLEQEMGIQAMEMLRKMGGKTALVDMEVKFGSGT; encoded by the coding sequence ATGACCAACCTGAACGCAACTGCCACAATCGGCACTGGTAAACGTGAGAAACGTACTCAAACAGCGGGAACCTTCCTTTGGAAACCAAACGCCTGGACTCTCAAGCAAACCATGACACAAAAGGTATTGCTGATGGCTAGCCGTACGAATGCAAAGCTGCTGGTCGTCAAGAAAGTTCTCTACGTTGGTGGGCGTGCGCAACCACTAGAGGTCACTATCCTCGCCCTTCTGCCTGAGTGCAATAGGGTAGTGAAACCAATCTACTACAGTCACGCAGATCCCGATCCTGAACATGGCACTGTTATCTTCCAACACTATCCGATGGGTGATCTCAAGTACTGGAAACTCCATCTATTTGACAATAAGAACCGGAAACCAGTACCAGAGAGCTTCATCTGGCGATTTTTCTTGCAAATTAGTCAAGCCCTAGCCTTTATCCAGGGTCGGATTGGTCCGGATCAAGATGAACGTGGCTGCATCATCCATTGTGATATTAAGCCCATGAACATTCTAGTCGTAAACAACGGGACAACTTATCCTTCATTCAAGCTGCACGACTTTGACTGCGCTACGGTCTATGAGGATGGACAGACTAATCGACGGTCGCGCTATGGAACCTTTAAGTGGCAACCACCTGAGAATACTACGCAAGGCATCAACAACACAGCCGCAGATGTATGGGCACTGGGTGCCTGTATACACTTCCTTGCGACTGGAAAGTCACCAGTGACAACCGAGCACAGCAGGGCCTATGCTGCTGCACAGTATCGCGCCAACAACAATCAGCATCCGTTCTTGGCTGGACAATACAACAACGTAGACTCCTACTACGACGCTCATGCCCCTCGACGCATCATCCCAATCAATCTCAACAAGGATGATCTTGCTCAGCGAGGTCTTTGGCTGTCCATGGAGGAGCAGCGCGCCCAAGGCATAGGTCCGGAATACCATGAATACAGCGACGAGCTAAATGACTGGATGATGCAGTGTCTCAGTTTCTTTTCAAGTGAGAGACCGACGACACAGCAATTGGAGCAGGAAATGGGCATTCAGGCGATGGAAATGCTTAGGAAGATGGGTGGGAAGACAGCCCTCGTGGACATGGAAGTCAAGTTTGGTAGCGGCACATAA